A window of Solidesulfovibrio sp. genomic DNA:
CGTGGCGCAGGGGCCGGTCGGGGGTGAGCAGTTCGCCGTCGCGGATGACCAGGGCGTCGTTGACGCGAAGGTGAAGTTTACCCAGCAATTGGAGGACGGTTTTGATTTTTTCGTGGGCGACTGGCGTTTTGTCCGTGCCCAGTGTTACGGTGATCATGGCTTGGCCATGTAGCCCGGGACCGCTTTGGAATCAAGCGGCCCGCCCGGGAAAACGGTTGACCCGGTCCGGGCTTTTCAGCATAACATTGGAGTCGAGAAACGCGCCTGTTGTGTCGAAAAAGCGTCGTTTTGCAAGGAGTTGATCCATGAGCGGGAAGATTTTGGTCGTCGACGACGAGAAGCACATCCGGATGTTGTACCAGGAGGAGCTCGAAGGCGAGGGCTACGAGGTGGTGACCTCCGACGGCGAGGAGGAGATTTTGCCGCTGATGGCCAGGGTGGAGCCGGACGTGGTGGTGCTCGACATCAAGCTCGGCGGCAACCGCTCGGGGCTCGACCTGTTGCAGGAGATACGGGGCAAGGACCAGAGCGTGCCCGTGATCCTGAGCACCGCCTACGACAGTTTCCAGCACGACCTCAAATCCATCGCCGCCGACTATTACGTGGTCAAGTCCGTGGATCTGGGCGAACTGAAAAACAAGGTCGCCCAGGCCATGGAAAAGGCCGGCTGAGCCCGGTCGCGCCCGTGCCGTCGGTGCCCCGGGGCCGCCTCCGGGGCGCCGGACGCCCCCCGGCCGGGACCGGGCCGCGCGCCGGCCTTGCCCCGGCCAGCCGTTCGTGCTAGCCGCCTAGCCCATGTTTCCCGAATTTTCCCAGACCATGCAGGAAATCGCCCTGCTCGTGGTGCCGGTGCTCATGGCCGTGACCTTCCACGAGGCGGCCCACGGCTATGTGGCCAACTGGCTCGGCGACCCCACGGCCCGGCTGGCCGGCCGGCTGACCTTGAACCCCTTGAGCCACCTGGACGTCATCGGCACGCTGGCCTTTCTGCTCACCCGCATGATCGGCTGGGCCAAGCCCGTGCCCGTGGACCCGCGCTATTTCCGCGATCCGGTCAAGGGCATGATGCTCGTGGCCCTGGCCGGCCCGGCCATGAATTTCATCCTGGCCGTGCTGTTTTCCCTGGCCGTGCGGGGCATCGAATACGCGGGGCGGGGCGTGGTCGAGGGAACGCTGGCCTACAGCGTGCTCGAACCGCTGCTCTACATGTGCGCGGCCGGGGTGACGGTCAATATCGCCCTGGGCGTGTTCAACCTGCTGCCCG
This region includes:
- a CDS encoding response regulator; the encoded protein is MSGKILVVDDEKHIRMLYQEELEGEGYEVVTSDGEEEILPLMARVEPDVVVLDIKLGGNRSGLDLLQEIRGKDQSVPVILSTAYDSFQHDLKSIAADYYVVKSVDLGELKNKVAQAMEKAG
- a CDS encoding site-2 protease family protein; the encoded protein is MFPEFSQTMQEIALLVVPVLMAVTFHEAAHGYVANWLGDPTARLAGRLTLNPLSHLDVIGTLAFLLTRMIGWAKPVPVDPRYFRDPVKGMMLVALAGPAMNFILAVLFSLAVRGIEYAGRGVVEGTLAYSVLEPLLYMCAAGVTVNIALGVFNLLPVPPLDGSNVLAGFLPPHLAMRYQAFGRWGFLLLLVLAVAGVLGKLILPPVSFLSRLLL